One genomic region from Nostoc sphaeroides encodes:
- a CDS encoding DUF4112 domain-containing protein — protein sequence MDAAKRLGTLNRIRKLSRLMDTSIRIPLTGFRIGIDPIIGLVPGAGDLISTAFSAYIIFLATRFGIPRQDLAKMIFNVGLETVVGTVPLVGDLFDAFYKSNIRNLAILEQHLTVVEPELKEVSDELYSGKFSQV from the coding sequence ATGGACGCTGCTAAACGCCTTGGTACTCTCAATCGCATCCGCAAACTCAGCCGTCTGATGGATACATCTATACGCATTCCTCTAACAGGTTTTCGCATTGGAATAGACCCAATTATCGGTTTGGTTCCAGGTGCTGGTGATTTAATCAGTACAGCGTTTTCAGCTTACATCATATTTTTAGCTACTCGTTTTGGCATCCCACGTCAAGATTTAGCCAAAATGATTTTTAATGTTGGTTTGGAAACAGTCGTTGGTACTGTGCCTTTAGTGGGTGATTTATTTGATGCTTTCTATAAGTCTAATATTCGCAATTTGGCAATTTTGGAGCAACATTTGACAGTAGTTGAACCAGAACTCAAAGAAGTGTCTGATGAACTTTACTCTGGTAAGTTCAGCCAAGTTTAA
- a CDS encoding DUF1574 family protein produces the protein MKTVLPDRQQSLVQWISQATGINTFGVKVRLRGNNLHILCEGTECPQRWHTLSDLLQALQQTDLDILTSDEQPSIYQVFVYGRRKGEQRPSWCHRVYLNQIDKHLEQVKEALLEDSEKSKQSAGALIVSNESLARQGNPEAIARYLSETLSTLGVSVQAKIKPYKPKNSQPEENRLWIFCQSSYSPDASLLAEPIAQKLRYLKLIGYQDAIIVSQVSGETAPDWLLRVDLTPPEVMLKEWARWGDIQAIARLLTEVLSGLKVAVQAFLKESTLHIFCSPAFDPLGTTPIPDKEVCLEAILPQLEAIAPQGILAATIYGQKAGDNEPTWIDWVALPAANYPAFATSPLDLANTGDEPAIIFLLERLLNPDLDWRLLTGGVRVLLLNKNDLLHIMCDAPVCPGRQQVATKVTQFIRQLKIPGIMGVRVYGRRAGNKEPFWNYGVDIEHRQRIVPEATPEFAATSKYVNELVTSDTSEPILRPDLTTEEIQTFVTEIARDWLTTASTTAKKFLLQSQLFIESDQSAEQSPDVQGLKVAIVWGTLGLLLTLQTDWVLGRIIASTTPSPKAASVLPSSSSGQNASLTSGKTQSEKTTFFTSTSKTKSSPNQSSVFNASEFTQTDDTPTNNLAAAPLKEKATATAILLAARSQMPSFNVRQLDEQLALYKQRLARTGTPPDVLIIGSSRALRGVDPAALSKALATQGYPNIDVFNFGINGATAQVVDFVIRHVLEPSELPKVIIWADGARAFNGGREDITFKSIAASAGYKQAFQKAPTTANNSDSPENQVNSGEEKIKEEKPEISAYQAVNQSLNQALASLSASYQNRDQIKSLLQKLPLIIGRNQTVASQRQLTDGTLDESISQQAVDFDGFLPLSIRFNPARYYQKHSRVPGNYDNDYKSFQIEGQQDAAFQEVLQFAQSQKISLVFVNMPLTEDYLDPVRRQYEQEFQQYMLRLATNPNFIYRDLSQQWLKANDYFSDPSHLNRFGAYEVSKKLANDPMIPWPVK, from the coding sequence ATGAAAACAGTATTACCAGATCGCCAGCAATCCTTAGTGCAGTGGATAAGCCAAGCAACAGGGATCAACACTTTCGGGGTGAAAGTCCGGTTACGGGGAAATAACCTTCATATTCTTTGTGAAGGTACAGAATGTCCGCAGCGTTGGCATACTTTGTCTGACTTGCTGCAAGCACTACAGCAGACAGACTTGGATATTCTCACAAGCGACGAACAACCCTCAATATATCAAGTATTTGTCTATGGCCGAAGAAAAGGGGAACAGCGCCCCTCATGGTGCCATCGGGTTTACTTGAATCAAATAGATAAGCATCTAGAGCAGGTAAAGGAAGCGCTGCTAGAAGATTCGGAAAAATCAAAACAATCGGCTGGGGCGCTGATTGTCTCTAACGAAAGTTTGGCACGCCAAGGAAACCCAGAAGCGATCGCTCGATATTTGAGCGAAACTCTGAGTACGTTAGGTGTATCAGTACAGGCAAAGATTAAGCCATATAAGCCAAAGAACTCTCAGCCAGAAGAAAATCGCTTGTGGATATTTTGCCAGTCGAGCTATAGCCCTGATGCATCATTGCTTGCTGAACCAATAGCACAAAAGTTGCGTTATCTCAAGCTTATCGGCTACCAAGATGCAATAATTGTTTCCCAGGTGAGCGGCGAGACTGCCCCTGATTGGCTGCTGCGGGTGGATTTGACGCCACCAGAGGTAATGCTGAAGGAATGGGCGCGTTGGGGCGATATACAAGCGATCGCGCGATTATTAACTGAGGTATTGTCAGGGTTAAAAGTTGCTGTCCAAGCTTTTCTGAAAGAATCAACGCTACATATCTTTTGTAGTCCAGCTTTTGATCCTTTGGGAACTACGCCAATCCCCGACAAGGAAGTGTGCTTAGAGGCGATTTTACCCCAGTTAGAAGCGATCGCACCTCAAGGCATTCTCGCCGCCACCATATACGGACAAAAAGCAGGCGACAATGAACCAACTTGGATTGATTGGGTAGCTTTACCTGCGGCAAATTATCCCGCCTTTGCTACATCACCGCTAGATTTGGCGAATACTGGTGATGAACCAGCCATCATATTTTTACTAGAGCGTTTACTCAATCCTGACCTAGATTGGCGTTTATTAACAGGTGGAGTTCGCGTCCTTCTGCTGAACAAAAATGATTTATTGCACATCATGTGTGATGCACCTGTTTGTCCAGGGCGTCAACAAGTAGCAACTAAAGTTACCCAGTTTATCCGCCAGTTAAAAATTCCCGGTATTATGGGGGTACGTGTCTACGGTCGTCGGGCTGGGAATAAAGAACCTTTTTGGAACTATGGTGTTGATATTGAGCATCGCCAACGTATAGTACCAGAAGCAACCCCAGAATTTGCTGCTACTTCTAAATACGTTAACGAGCTAGTAACCTCTGACACTAGTGAGCCAATTTTGCGCCCCGACTTAACGACAGAAGAAATTCAAACTTTTGTCACAGAAATCGCGCGAGATTGGCTGACAACGGCGAGTACAACCGCGAAAAAATTCCTGTTACAAAGCCAGTTATTTATCGAAAGCGATCAGTCAGCAGAACAAAGCCCTGATGTTCAAGGACTTAAGGTTGCTATAGTGTGGGGAACACTGGGATTATTACTTACCCTTCAAACTGATTGGGTATTGGGTCGAATTATTGCAAGTACTACACCTTCGCCAAAAGCTGCCAGTGTCTTGCCTTCATCATCTTCTGGGCAAAACGCATCTTTGACATCTGGGAAAACTCAGAGTGAGAAAACAACATTTTTTACCAGCACTTCCAAAACAAAATCTTCTCCAAATCAGAGTTCTGTATTTAATGCTTCGGAGTTTACCCAAACTGATGATACTCCGACAAATAATTTGGCAGCCGCACCACTGAAAGAAAAAGCAACCGCTACCGCTATTCTATTAGCAGCGCGATCGCAGATGCCAAGTTTTAATGTCAGGCAGTTAGACGAGCAACTAGCACTGTATAAACAGCGTTTGGCTAGAACAGGTACTCCACCAGATGTGTTGATTATTGGCTCCTCCCGCGCTCTCAGGGGAGTAGATCCCGCAGCACTTTCTAAAGCTTTAGCGACTCAGGGCTATCCAAATATTGATGTATTTAACTTTGGAATCAACGGTGCCACCGCCCAAGTTGTAGACTTTGTGATTCGCCACGTACTGGAACCATCAGAACTGCCTAAAGTAATTATCTGGGCAGATGGGGCCCGTGCTTTCAACGGTGGACGCGAAGATATTACCTTTAAATCCATCGCTGCATCAGCTGGTTATAAACAAGCATTCCAAAAAGCCCCAACAACTGCTAATAACAGCGATTCGCCCGAAAATCAGGTAAATTCGGGAGAAGAAAAGATAAAAGAAGAAAAACCGGAAATTAGCGCATACCAAGCTGTCAATCAGTCGTTAAATCAGGCTCTAGCATCTCTTTCTGCTAGCTATCAAAACCGCGACCAAATAAAAAGTTTACTGCAAAAACTACCGCTTATAATTGGTCGCAATCAGACAGTTGCATCACAAAGACAGCTAACAGATGGTACTTTAGATGAGAGTATTTCTCAGCAAGCAGTTGATTTTGATGGCTTTCTACCTTTGTCAATTCGCTTCAATCCTGCTAGATATTATCAAAAACATTCTAGAGTTCCCGGAAATTACGACAACGACTATAAATCTTTCCAAATAGAAGGACAGCAAGATGCTGCCTTTCAAGAAGTGCTTCAGTTTGCCCAGTCTCAGAAAATTTCCTTAGTGTTTGTCAACATGCCTCTGACAGAAGATTATTTAGATCCAGTGCGTAGACAATATGAGCAAGAATTTCAGCAATATATGCTGCGTCTAGCTACTAATCCCAACTTTATTTATCGAGATTTGAGTCAACAGTGGCTAAAAGCAAATGATTATTTTTCTGATCCCAGCCACCTCAACCGCTTTGGAGCATACGAAGTCTCCAAAAAGC
- a CDS encoding nitrate transporter produces the protein MFLDILASLQRLFVGYIPAVVLGSFIGYFIGMNNMIYQLFRLIFQIPHSIPPIALLPIALIAFQESESAAIIVVFLGTLWTMIINTAIGMRHFHRQNKNFRVAIFHLFHALKVSIWVAWFIVIATEMLIGPKGLGFTLWDAYKAGNADYIIQVIIYIGIIGFLLDQLLDFAAYILSQIVSDGKKSS, from the coding sequence ATGTTTTTAGACATTTTAGCTAGTCTACAACGGTTATTTGTCGGTTATATTCCAGCCGTTGTCTTGGGTAGTTTTATCGGATATTTCATAGGCATGAATAACATGATTTATCAGTTATTTAGGCTGATATTTCAGATACCACATAGTATCCCTCCTATAGCTTTGCTACCTATTGCCTTAATAGCATTTCAAGAGAGCGAATCGGCTGCTATTATAGTAGTTTTTTTGGGAACTCTCTGGACGATGATTATTAATACGGCAATAGGGATGCGGCATTTTCATAGACAGAACAAGAACTTTCGAGTAGCGATATTTCATCTATTTCACGCCTTGAAAGTTAGCATTTGGGTAGCTTGGTTTATAGTTATTGCTACAGAAATGTTAATCGGCCCAAAAGGACTTGGCTTTACCCTTTGGGATGCTTATAAAGCTGGCAATGCCGATTACATAATTCAGGTGATCATCTACATCGGTATCATTGGCTTTTTGCTAGATCAATTACTAGATTTTGCAGCCTATATTCTCTCGCAAATCGTTTCTGATGGGAAAAAGTCTTCCTAA
- a CDS encoding NADP-dependent oxidoreductase, whose amino-acid sequence MSDLINKQIILKSRPVGEPKESDFALVETPTPEPGEGEILSRTIYLSLDPYMRGRISEGESYAASVELGSVIVGGTVSQVIKSNHPQFQVGDFVLSNNGWQTYAVSKGETLRKLDPTQAPLSYSLGVLGMPGLTAYAALLDIGQPKEGETVVVSAASGAVGAVVGQIAKIKGAARVVGIVGSDDKRDYIVKELGFDVGINRKTQELNSALKEAAPNGIDVYYDNTAGVILEAVLQQINLGARIPLVGLISEYNATSTPSGPNLMPLLIKRALIKGFLVGDYQHRFNDFLGDVSGWLQSGKLKYKEDVVVGLENAPDAFIGLLRGDNFGKLIIKVNEDPTTA is encoded by the coding sequence GTGTCTGATTTAATTAACAAACAAATCATCCTTAAAAGCCGTCCAGTCGGCGAACCAAAGGAGAGTGATTTTGCTTTAGTAGAAACACCAACTCCCGAACCGGGTGAAGGTGAAATTCTTAGCCGCACCATTTATCTATCTCTCGACCCTTACATGCGTGGTCGCATTAGTGAAGGCGAGTCTTATGCTGCATCAGTAGAATTGGGTTCAGTTATTGTAGGTGGTACAGTCAGCCAAGTAATTAAATCAAATCATCCTCAATTTCAAGTTGGGGATTTTGTTCTTAGCAATAACGGTTGGCAAACTTATGCTGTATCTAAGGGTGAGACACTGCGTAAACTTGATCCTACTCAAGCACCTTTATCCTATAGTCTAGGTGTATTGGGTATGCCAGGTCTGACTGCTTATGCTGCTCTACTTGATATCGGTCAACCAAAAGAAGGTGAAACTGTTGTGGTTTCAGCCGCTTCTGGTGCTGTCGGTGCAGTAGTAGGTCAAATTGCCAAAATTAAAGGTGCGGCGCGAGTCGTGGGAATTGTCGGGAGTGACGATAAGCGGGATTATATAGTTAAAGAATTAGGTTTTGATGTTGGCATTAATCGCAAAACTCAAGAACTTAATTCAGCGCTAAAAGAAGCTGCCCCTAATGGCATTGATGTTTACTATGACAATACAGCAGGTGTAATTTTAGAAGCTGTGTTGCAGCAAATCAACCTTGGGGCAAGAATTCCACTAGTGGGTTTGATTTCAGAGTATAACGCTACATCTACTCCATCAGGGCCTAATTTAATGCCACTACTAATCAAACGAGCTTTAATTAAAGGTTTCTTAGTTGGCGATTATCAACATCGCTTTAATGATTTTTTAGGTGATGTTTCTGGATGGTTGCAGTCTGGTAAACTCAAGTATAAAGAAGATGTAGTTGTTGGTTTAGAGAACGCTCCTGATGCATTCATCGGTTTACTTAGAGGTGATAATTTTGGCAAGTTGATTATTAAGGTCAATGAAGACCCAACAACAGCTTAA
- a CDS encoding VOC family protein, with protein sequence MQIIKVLTRVYLSPIDLDEAIAFYENLFTEKCWLWLQYSEAELELAGVGSILLIAGSAEALSSFKSTHATFLVDSLNDFREALIQEGAVILAEPNKVPTGVNMRAMHPDGTIIEYVEFA encoded by the coding sequence ATGCAAATTATTAAAGTACTAACCAGAGTCTATCTTAGTCCGATAGACTTGGATGAGGCGATCGCTTTCTATGAAAACCTCTTTACAGAAAAATGTTGGTTGTGGCTTCAATATTCCGAAGCTGAGTTGGAACTTGCAGGTGTGGGTTCTATTCTTTTAATTGCGGGTTCGGCAGAAGCACTCTCTTCATTCAAGAGTACACACGCAACATTTCTCGTTGACTCACTCAATGATTTTCGAGAAGCACTTATTCAAGAGGGTGCAGTGATTCTGGCGGAACCTAACAAAGTTCCCACTGGAGTCAATATGCGAGCGATGCACCCTGATGGAACCATTATTGAGTATGTTGAGTTTGCTTGA
- the ppc gene encoding phosphoenolpyruvate carboxylase, which yields MGSLLYSSSQTADIYPVSELFLRHRLQVVEELWESVLRQECGQNMVDLLRQLRNLCSPEGQATNDQASSAVKLIEQLNINEAIRAARAFALYFQLINIIEQEYEQRQQLSRYEAETEATDAERASNVNYSSNQREDDAPVSKGIAADLLRKNYLEKAQVKPKGTFAALFPYLFKLNVPPQQIQRLIAHLDIRLVFTAHPTEIVRHTIRDKQRQVVQLLQKLDALENHSGATAGGYAWEAADVREQLLEEIRLWWRTDELHQFKPTVLDEVDYALHYFQEVLFDGIPQLYKRFKHTLSSTFPWLEPPSKNFCSFGSWVGSDRDGNPSVTPEITWQTACYQRKMVLGRYIQSVKNLIELLSVSMHWSDVLPDLLESLELDQSQLSEVYDALALRYRQEPYRLKLAYVLKRLENTRDRNLALYNRETPKNQDSPLYLSGDDFLAELRMIQRNLTETGLSCRELENLICQVEIFGFNLTQLDIRQESSRHADALNEILQYLQILPQPYNELSEEQRVAWLTGELQTRRPLIPAELPFSQKTNDVIETFRVVRSLQQEFGLKICQTYIISMCRDVSDVLEVLLLGKEARLFDPAIAVGTIQVVPLFETVEDLQRSRSVMRKLFELPLYRALLAGGYEQTKTESVVDENSSPAPASPLPPNLQEVMLGYSDSNKDSGFLSSNWEIHKAQKSLQQIAENYDINLRIFHGRGGSVGRGGGPAYEAILAQPGHSINGRIKITEQGEVLASKYSLLDLALYHMETITTAVIQASLLRTGFDDIEPWNEIMEELAVRSRQHYRALIYEQPDFVDFFHEVTPIEEISQLQISSRPARRPSGKKDLSSLRAIPWVFSWTQTRFLLPSWYGVGTALQEFLNEEPEEHLKLLRYFYVKWPFFKMVISKAEMTLAKVDMQMAHHYVQELSKPEDQLRFAKVFDQIASEFYLTRDLVLKITDHNQLLDGDPVLQRSVQLRNGTIVPLGFIQVSLLKRLRQSQNTTATSGVIHSRYSKGELLRGALLTINGIAAGMRNTG from the coding sequence ATGGGTTCCCTTTTATACTCTTCGTCTCAAACTGCGGATATATACCCGGTGTCGGAATTATTTTTGCGTCATCGTCTCCAGGTAGTGGAAGAATTGTGGGAGTCAGTTCTGAGGCAAGAATGCGGTCAAAACATGGTAGACTTGTTGCGGCAGTTGCGCAATTTGTGTTCACCAGAAGGACAAGCAACAAATGACCAAGCATCCTCAGCCGTAAAATTGATTGAACAACTAAATATCAACGAAGCAATTCGCGCAGCTCGTGCTTTCGCTCTGTATTTTCAGTTGATTAACATCATTGAGCAGGAATACGAACAACGGCAGCAATTGAGTCGCTATGAGGCAGAAACAGAGGCTACAGATGCAGAAAGAGCATCCAATGTCAACTATTCTTCCAATCAAAGAGAAGATGACGCGCCTGTTAGCAAGGGAATAGCAGCAGACTTGCTCAGAAAGAATTATCTAGAAAAAGCGCAAGTCAAACCAAAAGGTACTTTTGCTGCCTTGTTTCCCTATTTATTCAAACTGAATGTACCACCCCAGCAAATTCAACGTTTAATTGCACATCTGGATATACGGTTAGTTTTCACAGCGCACCCGACGGAAATTGTTCGTCATACCATCCGGGATAAGCAGCGCCAGGTAGTACAACTATTGCAAAAGCTGGATGCCTTGGAAAACCATTCTGGTGCGACAGCTGGGGGATATGCTTGGGAAGCAGCAGATGTGCGCGAACAATTGCTCGAAGAAATTCGCCTGTGGTGGCGTACAGACGAGCTTCACCAGTTCAAACCCACTGTGCTAGATGAAGTAGATTATGCGCTGCACTACTTCCAAGAAGTTTTATTTGATGGCATTCCTCAACTTTATAAACGTTTCAAACACACCCTATCTAGTACCTTTCCTTGGCTAGAACCACCGAGCAAAAACTTTTGCTCTTTCGGTTCTTGGGTAGGCTCAGATAGGGATGGGAACCCCTCAGTCACACCAGAAATTACCTGGCAGACAGCTTGCTATCAACGCAAAATGGTGCTAGGGAGATATATTCAGTCAGTGAAAAATCTGATTGAATTATTGAGTGTGTCGATGCACTGGAGTGATGTCTTACCAGATTTGCTGGAATCTCTAGAGTTGGATCAGTCCCAGTTGAGTGAGGTATATGACGCACTAGCGCTGCGTTATCGCCAAGAACCCTATCGGCTGAAACTGGCTTATGTGCTCAAACGCCTAGAAAATACTCGCGATCGCAATCTAGCTTTGTACAATCGGGAAACGCCAAAAAATCAAGATAGCCCCCTGTATCTTTCGGGAGACGATTTTTTAGCAGAACTGCGGATGATTCAGCGCAACTTGACAGAAACAGGTTTAAGCTGTCGAGAATTAGAAAATCTGATCTGTCAGGTAGAAATTTTTGGTTTTAACTTGACACAGCTAGATATCCGCCAAGAATCATCTCGCCACGCCGATGCGCTCAATGAGATACTACAATACCTGCAAATATTACCTCAACCTTACAACGAACTATCCGAGGAGCAAAGAGTCGCTTGGCTCACAGGAGAACTACAAACCAGGCGGCCATTAATTCCGGCAGAATTGCCATTTTCTCAAAAAACCAACGATGTCATTGAAACCTTTCGCGTCGTGCGATCGCTGCAACAAGAATTTGGTCTTAAAATCTGCCAAACTTACATTATCAGCATGTGCCGCGACGTGAGCGACGTGCTGGAAGTCTTGCTTTTAGGCAAAGAAGCCAGACTTTTTGACCCCGCAATTGCTGTCGGAACGATTCAAGTAGTCCCCCTATTTGAAACAGTAGAAGACTTACAACGCTCCAGAAGCGTCATGCGGAAACTGTTTGAACTCCCCTTATATCGCGCTTTATTAGCTGGCGGCTACGAACAAACAAAAACAGAGAGTGTTGTGGATGAAAATTCATCCCCTGCCCCCGCCTCCCCCCTCCCCCCAAACTTACAAGAAGTAATGCTGGGGTATTCTGACAGCAACAAAGACTCTGGGTTTTTAAGCAGCAACTGGGAAATTCATAAAGCTCAAAAATCACTGCAACAAATAGCAGAAAACTATGATATAAATTTGCGGATTTTTCACGGACGCGGCGGTTCTGTGGGACGGGGTGGTGGCCCTGCTTACGAGGCAATTTTGGCTCAACCAGGTCATAGTATCAATGGGCGAATCAAGATTACCGAACAAGGGGAAGTTTTGGCTTCTAAATACTCCTTGTTGGACTTGGCATTATACCACATGGAAACCATTACCACTGCTGTAATTCAAGCTAGTCTGCTGCGGACAGGGTTTGATGATATTGAACCCTGGAATGAGATTATGGAAGAATTAGCAGTGCGATCGCGTCAACATTATCGGGCTTTAATCTACGAACAGCCTGATTTTGTTGACTTCTTCCACGAAGTAACTCCCATTGAAGAAATTAGCCAGCTACAAATTAGTTCTCGTCCAGCCCGCCGTCCATCTGGTAAGAAAGATTTAAGTAGTCTGCGAGCTATTCCTTGGGTATTTAGCTGGACACAAACCCGCTTTTTACTTCCTTCCTGGTACGGCGTTGGCACAGCTTTACAAGAATTCTTGAACGAAGAACCAGAAGAACATTTGAAATTGCTCCGCTACTTTTACGTTAAATGGCCGTTCTTCAAGATGGTGATTTCTAAAGCCGAGATGACCTTGGCAAAAGTAGATATGCAAATGGCACATCACTACGTTCAAGAATTGTCAAAACCAGAAGATCAACTTCGTTTTGCCAAAGTTTTTGATCAAATTGCCAGCGAGTTCTATCTCACAAGAGATTTAGTGTTAAAAATCACCGATCACAATCAACTGTTAGATGGCGATCCTGTGTTGCAACGATCTGTGCAGTTACGCAATGGCACAATTGTCCCCTTGGGATTTATCCAAGTTTCACTACTCAAGCGCTTACGGCAGTCCCAAAATACTACTGCTACTTCTGGAGTAATTCATTCTCGTTACAGCAAAGGTGAGTTACTGCGAGGAGCATTGTTAACTATTAATGGGATTGCAGCCGGGATGAGAAATACAGGTTGA
- a CDS encoding pyridoxamine 5'-phosphate oxidase family protein, with the protein MSQQEPPSQRTTIKRIPQRGSYESEIIYQILDEGLVCHLGFVADGQPFVIPTAYGRIDDTLYIHGSPASRMLRFLQQGIDVCVSVTLLDGLVLARSAFHHSMNYRSVVVFGTATLVQDSKQKLAALKAFTEHVIPGRWQEVRSPSRSELAGTLVLSLPLVEASAKVRTGGPNDDVSDYELPVWAGEIPLQLHVAKPIADSGLHPQIDIPAYISNYTRPKATS; encoded by the coding sequence ATGAGTCAACAAGAGCCTCCTAGCCAAAGAACAACTATCAAACGCATACCTCAAAGGGGAAGCTATGAGTCTGAAATTATCTATCAAATTTTGGATGAAGGATTAGTTTGTCATCTGGGTTTTGTCGCTGACGGACAGCCTTTTGTGATCCCTACAGCTTATGGACGAATTGACGATACCTTATATATTCATGGCTCACCTGCTAGTCGGATGCTACGTTTTCTCCAGCAAGGTATTGATGTCTGCGTGAGTGTAACTTTACTTGATGGTTTGGTACTAGCGCGATCGGCTTTTCATCATTCAATGAATTATCGCTCGGTGGTAGTATTTGGTACGGCTACGCTTGTACAGGATTCAAAGCAAAAATTAGCTGCTCTGAAAGCATTTACAGAACATGTTATACCTGGACGTTGGCAAGAAGTGCGATCGCCTAGTCGCAGTGAATTAGCTGGAACGCTAGTACTATCTCTACCTCTAGTTGAAGCTTCAGCTAAAGTTCGCACGGGTGGGCCTAATGATGATGTCTCTGATTATGAACTACCAGTATGGGCTGGGGAAATTCCTTTGCAATTGCATGTGGCAAAACCCATTGCTGATTCAGGTTTGCATCCTCAAATTGATATACCTGCATATATCAGCAACTATACTAGACCAAAAGCCACATCGTAG
- a CDS encoding PLP-dependent aminotransferase family protein: MDFVIPIDSQADIPLHRQVYEKIRLQILSGRLTPGQRLPSTRSLAQSLGISRATVTQSYEQLLSEGYLETTLGSGTFVCDQLPDDLLNTVPIESTSSATNSSITLSAYGKNLNNKAFLRLPELELQINFTYGRPAFDKFPIDLWRKLLSRHCRSHPSVLDYANDSMGYQPLRQAIASYLSRSRAVKCTPEQIIIIGGSQQGLDLIARLLIDTGDLIAVEEPGYLGAQRAFLSQGACLFPISVDKSGLEVTNLITTSNIKLIYVTPSHQFPTGAVLSLERRLKLLNWAQQSGAIIIEDDYDSEYRYSGQPIPALQGLDQGNSVIYIGTFSKVLFPALRLGYLVLPDNLVHIFTRAKWLTDRQCSLLEQHALTDFIGEGHLERHIRQMRSLYNQRRQILVQSLISQFGDRVQILGDNAGMHLMIKIDTYMSDEVIVQNAAQLGLGISAAHPYYLNNSPGSEFILGYAELNEQQIQEGVRRLAQVILGV; this comes from the coding sequence ATGGACTTTGTGATTCCTATCGACTCCCAAGCAGATATACCACTGCATCGCCAAGTTTATGAAAAAATACGACTTCAGATTCTTTCCGGGAGATTAACACCAGGACAAAGATTACCTTCAACACGATCGCTTGCTCAATCTCTCGGTATTTCCCGCGCCACTGTTACCCAAAGTTATGAGCAGCTACTGAGTGAAGGCTACTTAGAAACAACTCTGGGATCGGGTACTTTCGTTTGCGATCAACTCCCTGACGATCTGCTCAATACTGTACCGATTGAGTCAACTTCTTCAGCCACTAATTCATCAATAACACTATCAGCCTATGGCAAAAATTTGAATAATAAAGCATTCTTACGCTTACCAGAACTAGAATTGCAGATCAACTTTACCTATGGGCGGCCAGCATTTGATAAGTTTCCTATAGACTTGTGGCGCAAACTACTATCTCGCCATTGCCGTTCTCACCCAAGTGTGCTTGATTATGCTAATGACTCAATGGGATATCAACCACTACGGCAGGCGATCGCTTCTTATCTTTCTCGTTCCAGGGCAGTAAAATGTACTCCTGAGCAAATCATCATTATTGGTGGTTCCCAGCAAGGACTTGACTTGATTGCACGTCTGCTAATTGATACAGGTGACTTGATTGCTGTGGAAGAACCAGGTTATTTAGGAGCGCAACGAGCTTTTTTGTCCCAAGGAGCTTGTTTATTTCCTATATCTGTGGATAAATCAGGTTTAGAGGTTACTAACCTGATAACAACATCGAATATTAAACTTATTTACGTCACTCCCTCCCATCAATTTCCTACAGGGGCGGTGCTATCCTTAGAGCGCAGGTTAAAGTTATTAAATTGGGCGCAGCAATCAGGAGCGATAATTATTGAAGATGACTATGATAGCGAATATCGTTATAGTGGTCAGCCTATCCCAGCCTTACAAGGATTAGATCAGGGCAATTCAGTTATTTATATCGGCACATTTTCCAAGGTACTCTTTCCGGCTTTGCGTCTGGGTTATTTAGTATTGCCAGATAATTTAGTGCATATATTTACCCGTGCTAAATGGTTAACAGATCGTCAGTGTAGTTTATTAGAGCAGCACGCCCTGACAGATTTTATTGGCGAAGGACATCTAGAACGTCATATCCGACAAATGCGATCGCTCTACAATCAAAGGCGGCAAATTTTGGTGCAGTCTCTAATTTCCCAGTTTGGCGATAGAGTCCAGATTCTGGGGGATAACGCTGGAATGCATCTGATGATCAAAATAGATACATATATGAGTGATGAAGTAATAGTCCAGAATGCTGCCCAGCTTGGGTTAGGTATTAGCGCAGCCCATCCCTACTACTTAAATAATAGCCCTGGTAGTGAATTTATTTTGGGTTACGCTGAATTAAATGAGCAGCAAATTCAGGAAGGAGTACGCCGATTAGCTCAGGTAATTTTGGGTGTTTAA